From a single Streptomyces liliifuscus genomic region:
- a CDS encoding hydroxyacid dehydrogenase, translated as MRPRPAALIAMTAENVPQIFPPDVLARLGNAVEIDPTLTAENFADPRVREALADTEILITGWGCPHIDEAVLDAAPKLRAILHAAGSVKGLTSPAVWERGITVSSAAGANALPVAEYTLAMILLAGKDLFAQRDRLRTRRAFPYGEIMPGIGNFGRRVGVVGASRIGRRLIELLHPFDLRVTLADPYVDATEAAALGVPLLPLDDLLATSDIVTVHAPQTPETHHLIGRRELALMPAGSVLVNTARGALLDHDALVEELRANRLSAILDVTDPEPLPADSPLFDLPNVFITPHLAGSQGNEVARLGLAVTEEAERLLSGRELAHAIDHAVLERTA; from the coding sequence TTGCGCCCACGCCCCGCCGCACTTATCGCCATGACAGCCGAGAACGTGCCCCAGATCTTCCCTCCGGACGTACTGGCCCGCCTGGGCAACGCGGTAGAAATCGATCCCACTCTGACGGCCGAGAACTTCGCCGACCCCCGAGTGCGGGAGGCACTGGCCGACACGGAGATCCTGATCACCGGCTGGGGCTGCCCCCACATCGACGAGGCGGTCCTGGACGCCGCACCGAAACTGCGGGCGATCCTCCACGCGGCCGGCTCCGTCAAGGGACTCACCTCGCCCGCGGTCTGGGAACGCGGCATCACCGTCTCCTCCGCGGCCGGCGCCAACGCCCTCCCCGTGGCGGAGTACACACTCGCGATGATCCTCCTGGCGGGCAAGGACCTCTTCGCCCAGCGCGACCGCCTCCGCACCCGACGCGCCTTCCCCTACGGGGAGATCATGCCGGGCATCGGCAACTTCGGCCGCCGCGTGGGCGTCGTCGGAGCCTCCCGGATCGGCCGCCGCCTCATCGAACTGCTGCACCCCTTCGACCTGCGGGTCACCCTCGCCGACCCGTACGTCGACGCGACGGAGGCCGCCGCCCTCGGCGTACCCCTGCTGCCGCTCGACGACCTGCTGGCCACCAGCGACATCGTGACCGTCCACGCCCCGCAGACCCCCGAGACCCACCACCTCATCGGCCGCCGCGAACTCGCCCTGATGCCCGCGGGATCCGTGCTCGTCAACACGGCCCGCGGCGCCCTCCTCGACCACGACGCCCTCGTCGAGGAGCTGCGCGCGAACCGGCTCAGTGCGATCCTCGACGTCACCGACCCGGAACCGCTGCCCGCCGACTCACCGCTCTTCGACCTGCCGAACGTGTTCATCACCCCGCATCTCGCGGGCTCGCAGGGCAACGAGGTGGCCCGGCTCGGTCTCGCCGTCACGGAGGAGGCCGAACGGCTGCTGTCCGGCCGGGAGTTGGCCCACGCGATCGACCACGCCGTACTGGAGCGCACCGCATGA
- a CDS encoding FAD-binding protein, whose protein sequence is MAEALTNWAGNITYSAKELQRPHSLDALQALVSRAGRVRVLGSGHSFNEIADPGSEGVLLSLTALPPSVEVDTEARTVRVAGGVRYAELARAVHERGFALPNMASLPHISVAGSVATGTHGSGNANGSLASPVREVELVLADGSALTIGRGDPRFSGAVTSLGALGVVTALTLDLEPDFEVAQHVFGRLALAELDFETVSASAYSVSLFTDWRRSGFVQAWVKRRTDVPWDGFPWAEPATEAMHPVPGMPAGNCTQQFGVPGPWHERLPHFRPEFTPSSGAELQSEYLLPRPHATGALRALDAIRERIAPVLQVCEVRTVAADRQWLSPAYGRDTVAFHFTWVEDTAAVLPVVRRVEEALTPFDPRPHWGKVFTMAAPVVRGRYPQLAEFRNLAAVLDPTGTFRNAFVGEVLGG, encoded by the coding sequence ATGGCAGAGGCTCTGACCAACTGGGCGGGGAACATCACCTACTCCGCCAAGGAGTTGCAGCGGCCGCACTCGCTCGACGCGCTGCAGGCCCTTGTCTCGCGGGCCGGCCGCGTGCGGGTCCTCGGCAGCGGGCACTCGTTCAACGAGATCGCCGACCCGGGCAGTGAGGGCGTGCTCCTCTCGCTCACCGCGCTGCCGCCGTCGGTCGAGGTGGATACCGAGGCCCGTACGGTCAGAGTGGCGGGCGGGGTGCGGTACGCGGAGCTGGCGCGGGCGGTGCACGAGCGGGGGTTCGCGCTGCCCAACATGGCCTCGTTGCCGCACATCTCGGTGGCGGGTTCGGTGGCGACCGGCACACACGGCTCGGGAAACGCGAACGGCTCGCTGGCCTCGCCCGTACGGGAGGTGGAGCTGGTCCTCGCCGACGGATCGGCCCTGACGATCGGCCGGGGCGATCCCCGCTTCAGCGGGGCGGTGACCTCACTGGGCGCGCTCGGTGTCGTCACCGCGCTGACGCTCGACCTGGAGCCGGACTTCGAGGTCGCCCAGCATGTGTTCGGCCGGCTGGCGCTCGCGGAACTGGACTTCGAGACGGTGTCGGCGTCGGCCTACAGCGTGAGTCTGTTCACCGACTGGCGGCGGTCGGGTTTCGTCCAGGCGTGGGTCAAGCGGCGTACGGATGTGCCGTGGGACGGGTTTCCGTGGGCCGAGCCGGCCACCGAGGCGATGCATCCGGTGCCGGGGATGCCCGCCGGGAACTGCACGCAGCAGTTCGGGGTGCCGGGGCCCTGGCACGAGCGACTGCCGCACTTCCGGCCCGAGTTCACGCCGAGCAGCGGTGCGGAGCTCCAGTCGGAGTATCTGCTGCCGCGCCCGCACGCCACCGGTGCCCTGCGTGCGCTCGACGCGATCCGGGAGAGGATCGCGCCGGTGCTGCAGGTCTGCGAGGTGCGTACGGTCGCGGCCGACCGCCAGTGGCTGAGTCCGGCGTACGGGCGGGACACGGTGGCCTTCCACTTCACCTGGGTCGAGGACACGGCGGCCGTGCTGCCGGTGGTGCGGCGGGTGGAGGAGGCGCTGACGCCGTTCGATCCGCGGCCGCACTGGGGCAAGGTGTTCACGATGGCGGCGCCGGTGGTGCGCGGACGCTATCCGCAGCTGGCGGAGTTCAGGAACCTGGCGGCGGTGCTGGACCCGACGGGGACGTTCCGCAACGCGTTCGTCGGTGAGGTGCTGGGCGGGTGA
- a CDS encoding ROK family transcriptional regulator, whose protein sequence is MKRTSRDIRTANRYGVLRQIIAQSPTSRQELAAATGLSLATIATLVGELLDLGMLTEVGFEDSAGGRPRGLVAVNASGGALIGVDIAETYVRVELFDLALGVLARADEDMRPGEIRPEQVVGHVASAVGSVVAQAGIEGARVLGVGVSVPGQVDREAGVSEYAPNWDWHDVPLLDLLAEHIAYPLYLDNPLRACAVAELWFGAARGRGDAVVVNLGTGVGAGLALGGGLHRGVSNSAGEWGHTTLVLDGRPCHCGNHGCVETYVGAPGIMLNLRESSPDSALLHPDDQTATINALARGVAAQDPVATEVVRVTARYLGAAIADLVNLLNPEVVVLSSWVAATLGEPLLYEVREAVARHALRRPLASTEIVLSPIPTDPVCLGAATFALEGALSSVGLRPAGGRTAAPRRASSAKSRTAPSS, encoded by the coding sequence GTGAAGCGCACTTCACGCGACATCCGCACCGCGAACCGCTATGGGGTGCTGCGCCAGATCATCGCCCAGTCGCCGACGTCCCGCCAGGAGCTGGCCGCCGCGACCGGGCTGAGTCTGGCCACGATCGCCACGCTGGTCGGTGAGCTGCTCGACCTGGGGATGCTTACGGAGGTCGGGTTCGAGGACTCCGCGGGTGGCCGCCCGCGGGGCCTCGTGGCCGTCAACGCGTCGGGGGGCGCGTTGATCGGCGTCGACATCGCGGAGACGTACGTCCGGGTCGAGCTGTTCGATCTGGCGCTGGGCGTGCTGGCCCGCGCCGACGAGGACATGCGCCCCGGTGAGATCCGTCCGGAGCAGGTCGTGGGGCATGTCGCCTCGGCTGTGGGCTCGGTGGTCGCGCAGGCCGGTATCGAGGGCGCCCGGGTGCTCGGGGTCGGGGTCAGCGTGCCGGGCCAGGTGGACCGGGAGGCCGGTGTCTCCGAGTACGCGCCGAACTGGGACTGGCACGACGTGCCGCTGCTCGATCTGCTCGCCGAGCACATCGCGTATCCGCTGTATCTGGACAATCCGCTGCGCGCCTGCGCGGTCGCCGAGTTGTGGTTCGGGGCCGCGCGCGGGCGCGGGGACGCCGTGGTGGTGAACCTCGGGACGGGCGTCGGTGCCGGGCTCGCGCTGGGCGGCGGGCTGCACCGGGGGGTGAGCAACAGCGCCGGCGAGTGGGGGCACACCACGCTCGTGCTGGACGGGCGGCCGTGCCACTGCGGCAACCACGGGTGCGTGGAGACGTATGTCGGGGCGCCCGGGATCATGCTGAATCTCCGCGAGTCGAGCCCGGACAGCGCTCTGTTGCATCCGGATGACCAGACCGCGACGATCAACGCGCTGGCCCGCGGGGTCGCCGCGCAGGACCCGGTGGCGACCGAGGTGGTCCGGGTCACCGCGCGTTATCTCGGCGCGGCCATCGCCGACTTGGTGAACCTCCTCAATCCCGAGGTGGTCGTGCTGAGCAGCTGGGTCGCGGCCACGCTCGGCGAGCCGCTGCTGTACGAGGTCCGCGAGGCCGTGGCCCGGCACGCGCTGAGACGGCCGCTGGCCAGCACCGAGATCGTCCTCTCCCCCATTCCCACGGACCCGGTGTGCCTGGGCGCGGCGACGTTCGCGCTGGAGGGTGCCCTCAGCTCGGTGGGCCTGAGACCCGCGGGCGGCAGGACAGCCGCCCCGCGTCGCGCCTCCTCCGCCAAGAGCCGTACAGCGCCGTCCTCTTAG
- a CDS encoding ABC transporter substrate-binding protein — protein sequence MSALSNSNWDRRSVLRAAAGLAALGPLAACGGNTGREGGGSSGKGLVQYFHAYGEAGTQEAIKRYAKAYDEARVTTQWITGNNFESKLFSALLTDNAPDVFEFHPQLQMIKSGQVAPLDDIIAPVKDDFNPADIKSHTVDGKVYGVRMIDDPQFFYYRKSVLEKAGVGVPQTLEELAEAAEKLTTDKVKGLFLGNNMVSTNYALVWAAGADQLNDKNEIAYHTDDVAAALKVYRKMFTSGHLLLDAPADYWDPSALVQGLTAIQWCGMWAMPVMQKALGDDLGIFPFPSAASGAKPAVYNGGWSMFVNAKGKNVDLAKEYVKWLWIDQKKYQEDWALSYGFHIPPRTSIAESATKLKSGLPAEGVKLFTDYGRFDNISWTQAMITALEEVIANSVRKGMDPEKALDAADKKVNLELKKLFG from the coding sequence ATGTCGGCACTGAGCAACAGCAACTGGGACCGTCGATCCGTACTGCGAGCCGCGGCGGGGCTCGCCGCTCTGGGTCCGCTGGCCGCCTGCGGCGGCAACACCGGCCGTGAGGGCGGCGGCAGTTCGGGCAAGGGGCTGGTGCAGTACTTCCACGCGTACGGGGAGGCCGGGACGCAGGAGGCCATCAAGCGGTACGCGAAGGCCTATGACGAGGCCCGTGTCACGACCCAGTGGATCACCGGCAACAACTTCGAGAGCAAGCTGTTCTCGGCGCTGCTCACCGACAACGCGCCCGACGTCTTCGAGTTCCACCCGCAGCTGCAGATGATCAAGAGCGGCCAGGTGGCGCCGCTGGACGACATCATCGCCCCGGTCAAGGACGACTTCAATCCGGCCGACATCAAGTCCCACACGGTCGACGGCAAGGTCTACGGCGTCCGGATGATCGACGACCCCCAGTTCTTCTACTACCGGAAGTCGGTGCTGGAGAAGGCGGGCGTAGGGGTGCCCCAGACCCTCGAAGAGCTCGCCGAGGCCGCCGAGAAGCTCACGACCGACAAGGTCAAGGGCCTGTTCCTCGGCAACAACATGGTGTCGACCAACTACGCCCTGGTCTGGGCGGCCGGCGCCGACCAGCTCAACGACAAGAACGAGATCGCCTACCACACCGACGACGTGGCCGCGGCGCTGAAGGTGTACCGCAAGATGTTCACCAGCGGCCACCTGCTGCTGGACGCCCCCGCCGACTACTGGGACCCGTCCGCGCTGGTCCAAGGGCTGACGGCCATCCAGTGGTGCGGCATGTGGGCCATGCCCGTGATGCAGAAGGCCCTCGGCGACGACCTCGGCATATTCCCCTTCCCCTCGGCCGCCTCCGGCGCCAAGCCCGCGGTCTACAACGGCGGTTGGTCCATGTTCGTCAACGCCAAGGGCAAGAACGTCGACCTGGCCAAGGAGTACGTGAAGTGGCTCTGGATCGACCAGAAGAAGTACCAGGAGGACTGGGCGCTCAGCTACGGCTTCCACATCCCGCCGCGCACCTCGATCGCCGAGTCCGCCACCAAGCTCAAGTCGGGCCTGCCCGCTGAGGGCGTCAAGCTCTTCACCGACTACGGACGCTTCGACAACATCTCCTGGACGCAGGCGATGATCACCGCGCTGGAAGAGGTGATCGCCAACTCGGTCCGCAAGGGCATGGACCCGGAGAAGGCCCTGGACGCCGCGGACAAGAAGGTCAACCTCGAACTCAAGAAGCTCTTCGGATAG
- a CDS encoding carbohydrate ABC transporter permease, which yields MSTTTTRDATRPAPAKVSKTKPRRGMGGSTFNFWLFTGPFLIGLVIFVYIPIGWSAWLSFFEARYTVTPDKFIGFDNYKLMLTNGDFTKSLVTFTVFAAIIVPVTWALSLGLALMVHRLRFMKAFFRSVFFLPTACSFVAASLIWKMSIFSGVRFGMMNTVLGWFGVENIAWLANPNPPWYWLVIVTVRLWLQAGFYMILFLAALQNIPPELYEAAAIDGAKPGWQTFRYITLPQLRATSTAVILLLLVAAYQAFDEFFNLLSKTTWGRPPLVELYYTALGDDQDYGAGSAGAVILTLLICMVTMLQGRFLGFGRGDGSK from the coding sequence ATGTCGACCACCACGACACGTGACGCCACGCGCCCCGCCCCGGCCAAGGTCTCCAAGACCAAGCCGCGGCGGGGCATGGGCGGCAGCACGTTCAACTTCTGGCTCTTCACCGGCCCGTTCCTCATCGGCCTGGTGATCTTCGTCTACATCCCCATCGGATGGAGCGCCTGGCTCAGCTTCTTCGAGGCGCGCTACACGGTCACGCCCGACAAGTTCATCGGCTTCGACAACTACAAGTTGATGCTGACGAACGGCGACTTCACCAAGTCGCTCGTCACCTTCACCGTGTTCGCCGCGATCATCGTGCCGGTCACCTGGGCGCTGTCGCTCGGTCTGGCGCTGATGGTGCACCGGCTGCGCTTCATGAAGGCGTTCTTCCGGTCCGTCTTCTTCCTGCCGACGGCATGCAGCTTCGTCGCTGCCTCGCTCATCTGGAAGATGTCCATCTTCAGCGGTGTCCGCTTCGGCATGATGAACACCGTCCTCGGCTGGTTCGGAGTCGAGAACATCGCCTGGCTGGCCAACCCGAACCCGCCCTGGTACTGGCTGGTCATCGTGACCGTACGCCTGTGGCTCCAGGCCGGCTTCTACATGATCCTGTTCCTGGCGGCCCTGCAGAACATCCCGCCGGAGCTGTACGAGGCCGCCGCGATCGACGGCGCCAAGCCGGGCTGGCAGACCTTCCGGTACATCACGCTGCCCCAGTTGAGGGCCACCTCGACGGCGGTGATCCTGCTGCTGCTCGTGGCCGCGTACCAGGCGTTCGACGAGTTCTTCAATCTGCTGTCGAAGACGACCTGGGGCCGCCCCCCTCTCGTCGAGCTGTACTACACGGCCCTGGGCGACGACCAGGACTACGGCGCGGGCAGCGCGGGCGCGGTCATCCTGACCCTGCTGATCTGCATGGTGACCATGCTCCAGGGCCGGTTCCTGGGCTTCGGAAGGGGGGACGGCTCCAAGTGA
- a CDS encoding carbohydrate ABC transporter permease: MLGSAGLYIATGICALLFLVPFYLIVRNALSTDAEITGENWKWFPTDIQWGNVTELFDDPTVPFARSLWNSAIVGVLHTVGTLLVCSLAGYGLARIPYKHANKIFYAVLVTLMVPAAVTFVPSFVLVSSLGWVSSMQGLIVPGLFSGFTCFLFRQYFLGFPKELEEAARVDGLGYWGAYWRIVVPNSLNFFAAIATITFISGWNAFLWPLVIGQDQEAWTVQVALSSYMTNQTVNFHLIFMATAISILPLVLVFLFLQRWLVQGVAQTGIKG; this comes from the coding sequence GTGCTCGGCTCCGCCGGTCTCTACATCGCCACCGGCATCTGCGCCCTGCTCTTCCTCGTCCCCTTCTATCTGATCGTCCGCAACGCCCTGTCCACGGACGCCGAGATCACCGGCGAGAACTGGAAGTGGTTCCCGACCGACATCCAGTGGGGCAACGTCACCGAGTTGTTCGACGACCCGACGGTCCCGTTCGCCCGGTCCCTGTGGAACTCGGCGATCGTCGGTGTCCTGCACACCGTCGGCACCCTGCTGGTCTGCTCGCTCGCGGGCTACGGCCTCGCCCGCATCCCGTACAAGCACGCCAACAAGATCTTCTACGCGGTCCTGGTGACCCTGATGGTCCCGGCCGCCGTCACCTTCGTACCGAGCTTCGTGCTGGTCTCGTCGCTCGGCTGGGTGTCGAGTATGCAAGGTCTCATCGTTCCGGGGCTCTTCAGTGGTTTCACCTGCTTCCTGTTCCGGCAGTACTTCCTGGGGTTCCCCAAAGAACTGGAGGAGGCGGCGCGCGTGGACGGGCTCGGGTACTGGGGTGCGTACTGGCGCATCGTCGTGCCCAACTCGCTGAACTTCTTCGCCGCGATCGCGACGATCACCTTCATCAGCGGCTGGAACGCCTTCCTGTGGCCGCTGGTCATCGGCCAGGACCAGGAGGCGTGGACCGTGCAGGTCGCGCTCTCCTCGTACATGACCAACCAGACCGTCAATTTCCATCTGATCTTCATGGCCACCGCCATCTCGATCCTGCCCCTGGTTCTCGTGTTCCTGTTCCTCCAGCGCTGGCTGGTGCAGGGGGTCGCGCAGACGGGCATCAAGGGCTGA
- a CDS encoding glycoside hydrolase family 2 TIM barrel-domain containing protein, with amino-acid sequence MSLRTTHSVDVGHVEDVSPGSGALPPRAWYASSDADSLSLNGSWRFRLSATADAEDESFAAEGFDSGGWPEVRVPGHWVLQGDGDFGAPIYTNHRYPFPVDPPRVPTQNPTGDHLRTFDLPDGWPAGGGAVLRFDGVESCARVWLNGTDIGEFKGSRLAHEFAVGHLLKESGNVLAVRVHQWSAGSYLEDQDQWWLPGIFRDVTLLHRPAGSALDFFVHASYDHLEGTGTLRVDSDVDGRVSVPELDIDVATGESVTVPVRPWTAETPRLYDGTLVTEGERVPLRIGFRTVVLADGLIKVNGTAVLFKGVNRHEWHPETGRALDPETMREDVLLMKRHNINAVRTSHYPPHPAFLDLCDEYGLWVIDECDLETHGFTEQGWRDNPVDDDRWTPALLDRASRMVERDKNHPSIVVWSLGNEAGTGRGLTAMAEWIRGRDRSRLIHYEGDWNCRDTDMYSRMYADHAEVERIGRGLDGGPLKRRQLPFIQCEYGHAMGNGPGGLADYQRIFEAHDRIQGGFIWEWIDHGVKDERFGFAYGGDFGEELHDGNFVCDGLLFPDRRPSPGLVEYKKVIEPVRIEGGDASGTVRVTNAYDFADLSHLEFEFSYQVDGFPTGAHWLTVPSLGPGESAEVKLPATAPDGQGEEVQWTVRALLAEDTPWAGRGHEVAWAQQTVTPRGPLPAATGTRPAADSDRITLGPASFDARTGVLRTIGTTDVTGLRLDVWRATTDNDDGASWQDDVRNGVEWRKLGLHRMQHRLDAVELTDDALTVRTRVAPAARDVGLRTVYRWTSDGTRLRLTVSVTPEGDWTVPLPRLGIRLGLPASFEENVTWFGSGGEAYPDTGAAAKTLQWHTSVEDLQTPYVRPQENGARADVRWAEVGYLRIEGDPEFWFTARQWTTEQLDAARHLTDLTPGDTVWVNLDHGQQGIGSQSCGPGVLPQYRLRVRPAEFSFVFSTVDD; translated from the coding sequence ATGTCTTTGCGCACCACCCATTCCGTCGATGTCGGCCATGTCGAGGACGTCTCGCCCGGGAGCGGCGCGCTGCCGCCCCGGGCGTGGTACGCCTCCTCGGACGCCGATTCCCTTTCCCTGAACGGCAGTTGGCGTTTCCGGCTCTCGGCGACTGCTGATGCCGAGGACGAATCGTTCGCCGCCGAGGGATTCGACTCCGGGGGCTGGCCCGAGGTGCGGGTCCCCGGGCACTGGGTCCTCCAGGGAGACGGGGACTTCGGGGCGCCGATCTACACCAACCACCGCTATCCGTTCCCGGTGGATCCGCCGCGGGTGCCGACTCAGAACCCGACCGGCGACCATCTGCGGACCTTCGACCTGCCGGACGGCTGGCCCGCCGGCGGTGGGGCCGTGCTCCGTTTCGACGGGGTGGAGTCGTGCGCGCGGGTGTGGCTGAACGGTACGGACATCGGTGAGTTCAAGGGGTCCCGGCTGGCGCACGAGTTCGCGGTCGGGCACCTCCTGAAGGAGTCGGGGAACGTGCTCGCCGTCCGCGTCCACCAGTGGTCGGCGGGCTCCTACCTGGAGGACCAGGACCAGTGGTGGCTGCCCGGCATCTTCCGGGACGTCACACTGCTGCACCGGCCGGCGGGCAGCGCGCTCGACTTCTTCGTGCACGCCTCGTACGACCATCTCGAAGGCACCGGGACCCTGCGCGTCGACTCCGACGTCGACGGGCGGGTCTCGGTGCCCGAGCTCGACATCGATGTCGCGACGGGCGAGTCCGTGACCGTGCCGGTCCGTCCGTGGACCGCCGAGACGCCGCGGCTGTACGACGGGACGCTGGTCACCGAGGGCGAGCGGGTGCCGCTCAGGATCGGTTTCCGTACGGTCGTGCTGGCGGACGGCCTGATCAAGGTGAACGGCACGGCCGTCCTGTTCAAGGGTGTCAACCGGCACGAGTGGCATCCCGAGACGGGCCGCGCCCTCGATCCGGAGACCATGCGCGAGGACGTGCTGCTGATGAAGCGGCACAACATCAACGCCGTGCGCACCTCCCACTATCCGCCGCACCCGGCCTTCCTCGACCTGTGCGACGAGTACGGGCTGTGGGTCATCGACGAGTGCGACCTGGAGACCCACGGCTTCACCGAGCAGGGTTGGCGGGACAACCCGGTGGACGACGACCGCTGGACGCCGGCGCTCCTGGACCGGGCGTCCCGCATGGTCGAGCGCGACAAGAACCACCCGTCGATCGTCGTCTGGTCGCTGGGCAACGAGGCGGGCACCGGGCGCGGACTGACCGCGATGGCCGAGTGGATCCGTGGCCGGGACCGCTCACGGCTGATCCACTACGAGGGCGACTGGAACTGCCGCGACACGGACATGTATTCGCGGATGTACGCGGATCATGCCGAGGTCGAGCGGATCGGCCGGGGCCTGGACGGCGGGCCGCTCAAGCGGCGCCAACTCCCCTTCATCCAGTGCGAGTACGGGCACGCGATGGGCAACGGACCGGGCGGGCTCGCGGACTACCAGCGGATCTTCGAGGCGCACGACCGGATCCAGGGCGGCTTCATCTGGGAGTGGATCGACCACGGCGTCAAGGACGAGCGGTTCGGCTTCGCGTACGGCGGTGACTTCGGGGAGGAATTGCACGACGGGAACTTCGTCTGCGACGGGCTGCTCTTCCCGGACCGCAGGCCCTCGCCGGGGCTCGTCGAGTACAAGAAGGTGATCGAGCCGGTCCGGATCGAGGGCGGGGACGCGAGCGGCACGGTGCGGGTGACGAACGCGTACGACTTCGCCGACCTCTCGCATCTGGAGTTCGAGTTCTCGTACCAGGTGGACGGATTTCCCACAGGTGCGCACTGGCTCACCGTGCCGTCGCTCGGACCAGGGGAGTCGGCCGAGGTCAAGCTGCCCGCGACCGCGCCCGACGGTCAGGGCGAGGAGGTCCAGTGGACGGTCCGCGCGCTGCTCGCCGAGGACACCCCCTGGGCCGGCCGCGGCCACGAGGTGGCGTGGGCGCAGCAGACCGTCACGCCGCGTGGGCCCCTTCCGGCGGCCACCGGCACGCGGCCAGCGGCCGACAGCGACCGGATCACCCTCGGCCCGGCCTCCTTCGACGCCCGCACCGGGGTGCTGCGGACCATCGGCACGACGGACGTCACCGGCCTGCGCCTGGACGTGTGGCGCGCCACCACCGACAACGACGACGGCGCGTCCTGGCAGGACGACGTCCGCAACGGCGTGGAGTGGCGCAAGCTGGGCCTGCACCGCATGCAACACCGGCTGGACGCGGTGGAGTTGACGGACGACGCGCTGACCGTGCGGACCCGGGTGGCACCGGCCGCCCGGGACGTGGGCCTGCGCACCGTGTACCGGTGGACGTCCGACGGGACACGACTGCGCCTGACCGTCTCGGTCACTCCCGAGGGCGACTGGACGGTGCCGCTGCCCAGGCTCGGCATCCGGCTGGGGCTGCCGGCGTCGTTCGAGGAGAACGTGACGTGGTTCGGCAGTGGTGGCGAGGCGTACCCGGACACCGGGGCCGCGGCGAAGACGCTCCAGTGGCACACGAGCGTCGAGGACCTGCAGACACCGTACGTGCGCCCGCAGGAGAACGGCGCCCGCGCCGACGTCCGCTGGGCCGAGGTCGGATATCTGCGGATCGAGGGCGACCCGGAGTTCTGGTTCACCGCGCGGCAGTGGACGACCGAGCAGCTGGACGCGGCCCGGCACCTGACCGACCTCACGCCGGGCGACACCGTGTGGGTCAACCTCGACCACGGTCAGCAGGGCATCGGCTCGCAGTCGTGCGGTCCCGGCGTGCTGCCGCAGTACCGGCTGCGGGTTCGACCGGCTGAATTCTCCTTTGTGTTCTCAACGGTCGACGACTGA